The following are encoded together in the Vigna angularis cultivar LongXiaoDou No.4 chromosome 9, ASM1680809v1, whole genome shotgun sequence genome:
- the LOC108347294 gene encoding LOW QUALITY PROTEIN: protein TILLER ANGLE CONTROL 1 (The sequence of the model RefSeq protein was modified relative to this genomic sequence to represent the inferred CDS: deleted 1 base in 1 codon) has protein sequence MKIFNWVHKRFHHNSLKDGFASNMKKTEPAINNADSQALLKQVALTESLGGWEDGILTIGTLGYDPLKSMNPHKEYFALEIEVEQEDGEGENSIMVDEEEEKCYSAEHEELNPLIYNTFEHNFEDIVSENYDDGDVVRSFNEIVVAPPVICHEVMESYDMEADEKKKKGERITLADLFLADSDVKIKLNPAKVCQLASSEKPNLKQSMDSLLPRSSFHALRTIPIQ, from the exons ATGAAG ATCTTCAATTGGGTGCACAAGAGGTTTCACCATAACTCTCTGAAAG ATGGGTTTGCTTCAAACATGAAAAAAACTGAACCTGCAATCAACAACGCGGATAGTCAAGCTTTGCTGAAACAAGTTGCCCTTACTGAATCACTTGGTGGATGGGAAGACGGCATTCTAACCATAGGGACTCTTGGCTATGATCCCTTGAAGTCCATGAACCCTCACAAAGAATACTTTGCTTTGGAAATTGAAGTTGAACAAGAAGATGGTGAAGGAGAGAACAGCATCATGgtggatgaggaagaggaaaAGTGCTATAGTGCTGAGCACGAGGAACTGAATCCATTGATATACAACACATTTGAGCACAACTTTGAGGATATTGTCAGTGAAAACTATGATGATGGAGATGTGGTGAGGAGTTTCAACGAAATTGTGGTGGCTCCACCTGTTATTTGTCATGAAGTGATGGAATCATACGATATGGAGGCtgatgaaaagaagaagaaaggagagagaaTCACATTGGCTGATCTCTTCTTAGCTGATTCTGATGTTAAGATAAAGCTTAATCCTGCCAAAGTCTGTCAACTTGCTTCAAGTGAAAAACCAAAC TTAAAGCAAAGCATGGACTCTCTTTTGCCAAGAAGCTCATTCCACGCGTTAAGGACAATCCCCATCCAatga